In the genome of Megalops cyprinoides isolate fMegCyp1 chromosome 7, fMegCyp1.pri, whole genome shotgun sequence, one region contains:
- the nudt3b gene encoding diphosphoinositol polyphosphate phosphohydrolase 1, with amino-acid sequence MMKLKSNQTRTYDGDGYKKRAACLCFRSESEEEVLLVSSSRHPDKWIVPGGGMEPEEEPNVAAVREVCEEAGVKGTLGRLVGIFENRDRKHRTYVYVLIVTEVLEDWEDSVNIGRKREWFKIDDARRVLQCHKPVQASYFEALQQGCLTSNGTPLVATIAGDLSPTYSINQSSVSGIR; translated from the exons ATGATGAAGCTGAAATCGAACCAGACCCGGACGTACGATGGGGATGGCTACAAGAAGCGGGCCGCCTGTCTGTGCTTTAGGAGTGAGAGTGAAGAGGAG GTGTTGCTGGTGAGCAGCAGCCGACATCCCGACAAGTGGATCGTACCGGGCGGAGGGATGGAGCCGGAGGAGGAGCCCAACGTCGCTGCAGTTCGGGAGGTTTGCGAGGAG GCTGGCGTCAAGGGAACTTTAGGACGGCTTGTAGGAATTTTTGAG AATagagacaggaagcacagaACGTATGTGTACGTTCTCATCGTAACGGAGGTGCTGGAAGACTGGGAGGACTCTGTAAATATTG ggagaaaaagggaatGGTTTAAAATAGATGATGCCAGAagagtgctgcagtgtcacAAGCCCGTGCAGGCCTCCTACTTCGAGGCCCTCCAGCAGGGCTGCCTGACCAGCAACGGGACGCCCCTGGTGGCCACGATAGCTGGAGACCTCTCCCCCACATACAGCATCAACCAGAGCTCCGTCTCGGGTATCAGATAa